The following nucleotide sequence is from Mesobacillus jeotgali.
AATGCTTTAGGCATCAATGGGAGCGATGGTCTTTGCCTTCAGGCCGAATATATTGATAAGCAGAGCTTAGGATATGTTGGGTCGATCACCCAGGTAAACACTGACTTGATTATGCTGGCGCTTCAAAATGGCTATATTCCTGTGATTACGCCAATCGGTATTGCCAAGGATGGCAGCAAGCTAAATATAAATGGCGATTATGCAGCTGCATCGATTGCGAAAGCCTTGAAGGCTGAACGTTGTGCTTTCGTAACCAATGTGGATGGGGTCCAGATAGATGGTAAGCTGGTGACCGAAATGACTGATAGTCAAATAGAGAGCTACATTTCTGATGGAAGCATCTATGGAGGAATGGTTCCAAAAGTGAAATCCGCATTGACGGCTACAGCGGCGGGCGTAGATCCTGTCATGATTATTTCTGGCAAAAAGCGATTCTATAAAAATAACTGCTGGCATGGAACAGCGATTGCCGCAAAAGAAGAGGTGTTTTAATGAGCCATTTATTCCCTACCTATCAGCGATGGGAAATACAGCCTGTAAAAGCAGCAGGGACGATTCTTTATGGAGAGGACGGCCAGCAATACCTTGATTTCACTTCAGGCATTGGTGTCTGCAATTTGGGCCATCGACCTGAAGCAGTAGAACATGCGGTCAAGGAACAGTTGGAAATATTCTGGCACGTTTCAAATCTGTTCCCGCAGAGAATCCAGGAAGAAGCAGCCAAAAGGCTTGCAGAAGCATCAGGACTGGATTATGTATTTTTTGCCAATAGCGGTGCTGAAGCAAACGAAGCAGCTATTAAACTGGCAAGGAAAGCCACCGGGCGCACCAAAATCATCACGTTCCTGCAATCCTTTCACGGCAGGACTTTCGCCGGCATGGC
It contains:
- the argB gene encoding acetylglutamate kinase — translated: MVIKCGGSVLEELNDNFFNSLKELMEDGFYPVIVHGGGPAINYMLDLYGIPAVFKEGLRVTCEKTIGIVEMVLSGQTNRRLCSMLMKQDFNALGINGSDGLCLQAEYIDKQSLGYVGSITQVNTDLIMLALQNGYIPVITPIGIAKDGSKLNINGDYAAASIAKALKAERCAFVTNVDGVQIDGKLVTEMTDSQIESYISDGSIYGGMVPKVKSALTATAAGVDPVMIISGKKRFYKNNCWHGTAIAAKEEVF